One window from the genome of Pseudonocardia hierapolitana encodes:
- a CDS encoding potassium channel family protein, with the protein MRAVGSPTVVNPFDRFGDHLRVALRAPASYQLMTWLESGPGAELPARSHPPREGRWVVCGYGRLGRELIEDLSVEGLDVIVVDPVADPTGDASRIIRGDAFEPAVLQQAGVADAVGFVAGTDNDTSNLSLIAAARRVNAGLFVAARQNRPSSAPLFAAMDVDSLLVPTEVVAHEVFAQLSTPLLWRFLQEVPARGDRWAARLVDCITQRCGRRLGALWKVRLNQVEAPATIGWLTSGEARLGDLLRDPDDRDVQLPAVVLMVMRDGECVLTPDDNLVLAPGDELLLCGRPAARRALDTTMVVDAAREYVVSGRHVPASWIWRRMAGES; encoded by the coding sequence ATGCGGGCCGTCGGCTCGCCGACGGTGGTGAACCCGTTCGACCGGTTCGGCGACCACCTGCGGGTCGCGCTGCGCGCACCGGCGTCCTACCAGCTCATGACCTGGCTGGAGAGCGGTCCGGGAGCGGAGCTGCCCGCGAGGAGCCACCCTCCCCGGGAAGGCCGATGGGTGGTGTGCGGATACGGCCGCCTGGGGAGGGAGCTGATCGAGGACCTGAGCGTGGAGGGCCTCGACGTCATCGTCGTCGACCCGGTCGCCGACCCTACCGGGGACGCGAGCCGGATCATCCGGGGAGACGCGTTCGAACCCGCTGTGCTCCAGCAGGCGGGTGTGGCGGACGCCGTGGGCTTCGTCGCAGGCACGGACAACGACACCAGCAACCTCTCACTGATCGCCGCCGCCCGGCGGGTCAACGCCGGGCTGTTCGTCGCCGCTCGGCAGAACCGCCCGTCCAGCGCTCCGCTGTTCGCGGCGATGGACGTGGACTCCCTGCTCGTCCCGACGGAGGTGGTCGCCCACGAGGTGTTCGCGCAGCTGAGCACCCCGCTGCTCTGGCGGTTCCTGCAGGAGGTGCCCGCGCGCGGCGACCGATGGGCGGCTCGCCTCGTCGACTGCATCACGCAGCGGTGCGGCCGGCGCCTGGGGGCGCTGTGGAAAGTCCGGCTGAACCAGGTCGAGGCTCCGGCCACGATCGGGTGGCTCACCTCCGGCGAAGCCCGGCTCGGTGATCTCCTGCGCGACCCCGACGACCGCGACGTCCAGCTGCCCGCGGTCGTGCTGATGGTGATGCGCGACGGTGAGTGTGTCCTGACGCCCGATGACAACCTCGTCCTGGCTCCGGGCGACGAGCTGCTGCTCTGCGGTCGCCCCGCAGCTCGTCGCGCGCTCGACACCACCATGGTGGTCGATGCTGCGCGGGAGTACGTCGTCTCCGGTCGGCACGTGCCGGCGAGCTGGATCTGGCGGCGCATGGCAGGTGAGTCGTGA
- a CDS encoding PspC domain-containing protein gives MESIHSTFHHAGLVRPQDGRVLAGVCAGLGRRFGLAPWPARLLFVLILLIVPGSQLLIYPVLWILMPNEAPAVTSVPMTPENETASVA, from the coding sequence ATGGAATCCATCCACTCGACCTTCCACCACGCAGGCCTTGTCCGGCCGCAGGACGGTCGGGTACTGGCCGGCGTGTGCGCCGGGTTGGGCCGCCGCTTCGGCCTCGCCCCGTGGCCCGCGAGGCTGCTGTTCGTACTGATCCTCCTGATCGTGCCGGGGAGCCAGCTCCTCATCTACCCGGTCCTGTGGATCCTGATGCCGAACGAGGCACCGGCGGTCACGAGCGTCCCGATGACTCCGGAGAACGAAACGGCCTCCGTGGCGTAA
- a CDS encoding alpha/beta hydrolase has product MTKPVLEAAAQEIADATSAPPFLYQLGPEGARKVLDDLQAAPVDKLDVDDKWITVPAEVGDVQVRIVKPVGAADVLPAILYIHGGGWILGNAGTHDRLVRELAVGVNAAVVFVEYDRSPEARYPVAIEQAYATARWVTKEGAGEGLDASRMAIAGDSVGGNMSAAVAILAKQRGDVTFVHQSLYYPVTDAAQDTDSYRQFADGPFLTAKGMAWFWDAYLPEKEKRTEITASPLRASLEELAGLPETFLIVDENDVLRDEGEAYARRLTQAGVRTTSVRYNAIIHDFMMLNPVRGAAATTGAVEQAIQVLRKALAVT; this is encoded by the coding sequence ATGACCAAGCCCGTCCTCGAAGCAGCGGCGCAAGAGATCGCAGACGCCACGTCGGCCCCGCCGTTCCTGTACCAGCTGGGCCCGGAGGGCGCCCGGAAGGTTCTCGACGACCTCCAGGCCGCCCCTGTCGACAAGCTCGACGTCGACGACAAATGGATCACAGTGCCGGCCGAGGTCGGCGACGTACAGGTCCGCATCGTCAAGCCGGTCGGCGCCGCAGACGTCCTGCCCGCCATCCTCTACATCCACGGCGGTGGGTGGATTCTCGGCAACGCCGGCACCCACGACCGGCTCGTGCGCGAGCTCGCCGTCGGTGTGAACGCCGCGGTCGTGTTCGTCGAGTACGACCGCTCCCCCGAAGCTCGCTACCCGGTCGCGATCGAGCAGGCCTACGCCACTGCCCGGTGGGTCACCAAGGAAGGCGCAGGCGAGGGCCTGGACGCCTCCCGCATGGCGATCGCGGGCGACTCGGTCGGCGGCAACATGAGCGCAGCCGTCGCGATCCTGGCCAAGCAGCGCGGTGACGTGACCTTCGTGCACCAGTCGCTGTACTACCCGGTGACCGACGCCGCGCAGGACACCGACAGCTACCGGCAGTTCGCCGACGGCCCCTTCCTGACGGCGAAGGGGATGGCCTGGTTCTGGGACGCCTACCTTCCGGAGAAGGAGAAGCGCACCGAGATCACCGCGTCACCGCTGCGCGCGAGCCTGGAGGAGCTTGCCGGGCTGCCCGAGACGTTCCTGATCGTCGACGAGAACGACGTGCTCCGCGACGAGGGCGAGGCCTACGCGCGCCGCCTCACCCAGGCCGGCGTCCGGACCACCAGCGTGCGCTACAACGCGATCATCCACGACTTCATGATGCTCAACCCCGTCCGTGGAGCCGCCGCCACCACCGGCGCGGTCGAGCAGGCGATCCAGGTCCTCCGCAAGGCCCTCGCCGTCACCTGA
- a CDS encoding alpha/beta fold hydrolase, with the protein MTDTKPAVVLVHGAFAESASWNRVIEQLQEKSFDVTAVANPLRSVAGDAAYVHDVIVGIGKPVVLVGHSYGGLVITEAAAGNDAVIALTYVAGFAPEHGESALELSGKFPGSTLGAALAAYPVSTGGNEFAITTQAFHHQFAADVPAAEAALMAASQRPVTEAALTDGLPTTSPAWRTIPSWFVFGSEDLNIPAALQRFMAERAGSRGTYEIPGASHALSVSRPDAVTAAILAATGTAA; encoded by the coding sequence ATGACAGATACCAAGCCCGCCGTCGTGCTCGTGCACGGCGCCTTCGCGGAGTCCGCGAGCTGGAACCGGGTCATCGAGCAGCTGCAGGAGAAGTCGTTCGACGTCACCGCAGTCGCGAACCCCCTGCGCAGCGTGGCAGGCGACGCCGCCTACGTTCACGACGTCATCGTCGGGATCGGCAAGCCGGTTGTGCTCGTCGGGCACTCGTACGGAGGCCTGGTCATCACCGAGGCGGCCGCGGGCAACGACGCGGTCATCGCACTGACCTACGTCGCGGGCTTCGCGCCCGAGCACGGCGAGTCTGCGCTCGAGCTGTCGGGCAAGTTCCCCGGGAGCACGCTCGGCGCCGCGCTCGCGGCCTACCCGGTCTCGACCGGAGGCAACGAGTTCGCCATCACCACGCAGGCCTTTCATCACCAGTTCGCGGCCGACGTCCCGGCAGCGGAGGCGGCCCTCATGGCCGCCAGCCAGCGGCCGGTCACAGAGGCTGCCCTCACCGACGGCCTGCCCACCACCTCACCGGCCTGGCGGACGATCCCGTCCTGGTTCGTATTCGGCAGCGAAGATCTCAACATCCCGGCCGCCCTCCAGCGATTCATGGCCGAGCGCGCAGGCTCACGAGGAACGTACGAGATCCCCGGCGCCTCACACGCGCTGAGCGTGTCCCGCCCGGACGCCGTGACGGCGGCAATCCTCGCCGCCACCGGCACGGCCGCGTAG
- a CDS encoding STAS domain-containing protein codes for MVADALDRHSGSPARSTGGTCSRRPNLGDDDAVLALDVWAHLARALVATMAAAMDGLDVLAFSGGVGEHRPALRHPLRGWERGAGAPDRANSDWRRAWRASWLGIRSVSAVSGSRFIGRRGPGGAPMLALDVECRPDCTVAIAAVGEVDAAAAARLSAAVHRQLDRVPSTLVLDLSEVTFFGVAGLQVLLCVADRATVSGVPLQLVYRDPSPVQFALEAAGMASAFAVAGSAAGASVTPANAPRTHRGRT; via the coding sequence ATGGTCGCCGACGCACTTGACCGGCACTCGGGATCGCCGGCCCGTTCGACCGGGGGGACGTGCTCACGCAGGCCGAACCTCGGCGACGACGACGCCGTGCTCGCGCTCGACGTGTGGGCGCACCTGGCACGAGCGCTCGTTGCCACCATGGCCGCGGCGATGGACGGGCTCGACGTGCTCGCGTTCAGTGGCGGTGTCGGCGAGCACCGGCCGGCGCTGCGGCACCCGCTCCGGGGGTGGGAGCGTGGGGCTGGGGCGCCGGACCGCGCAAATAGCGACTGGCGGCGAGCGTGGCGCGCTTCCTGGCTGGGTATTCGCTCAGTCTCGGCCGTCTCGGGGTCGAGGTTCATCGGGCGACGAGGCCCGGGAGGCGCACCAATGCTCGCCCTGGATGTGGAATGCCGCCCCGACTGCACGGTCGCGATTGCGGCAGTCGGTGAGGTCGACGCAGCCGCCGCGGCCCGCTTGAGTGCGGCCGTGCACCGTCAACTCGACCGCGTGCCGTCGACGCTGGTGCTCGACCTGAGCGAAGTCACCTTCTTTGGTGTTGCCGGCCTACAGGTACTGCTGTGCGTGGCGGATCGTGCGACGGTCAGTGGCGTGCCGCTCCAGCTGGTCTATCGCGATCCGTCGCCCGTGCAGTTTGCCCTTGAGGCCGCGGGCATGGCGTCGGCCTTCGCCGTTGCCGGGTCTGCCGCTGGGGCCTCCGTCACCCCGGCCAACGCGCCCCGGACACACCGCGGCCGGACTTAA
- a CDS encoding LuxR C-terminal-related transcriptional regulator, giving the protein MATGETAHKRPAETRDELTAQEAQIARLAAHRRTNPEIGTQLFISPRTVE; this is encoded by the coding sequence GTGGCCACGGGCGAGACTGCGCACAAACGCCCGGCCGAGACCCGCGACGAGCTCACGGCTCAGGAGGCGCAGATCGCCCGGCTCGCCGCACACCGGCGCACGAACCCGGAGATCGGCACCCAGCTGTTCATCAGCCCGCGCACTGTCGAGTAG
- a CDS encoding SDR family oxidoreductase, with amino-acid sequence MQGATRIEGSVALVTGANRGIGRAITEALLARGAEKVYATARDPKTLAVLQERYGSRVVALRLDVTDADQVAEVAREATDVDVLINNAGAFEPTELTDEAIVDVARREMEVNYFGALRMLQRFGDTLVRRGGVIVNVGSAAGLTNVPLQPTYSASKAAQHSLTQASRALLAGRGVTVHGVYPGPVDTDMTKDLPPQFEKTAPEDVANEVLDGVEAGTEDIFPDPFAMAFGEQFHSSPKSVERQMAAIVAIPA; translated from the coding sequence ATGCAGGGTGCTACGCGCATCGAAGGATCGGTAGCGCTGGTGACCGGCGCCAACAGGGGCATCGGCCGCGCGATCACCGAGGCGCTGCTGGCGCGCGGCGCGGAGAAGGTCTACGCCACGGCGCGTGATCCGAAGACGCTCGCGGTGTTGCAGGAGCGCTATGGCTCTCGCGTGGTTGCGTTGCGATTGGACGTCACCGACGCCGACCAGGTCGCCGAGGTCGCACGCGAGGCCACGGACGTCGATGTGCTGATCAACAACGCGGGCGCGTTCGAGCCGACGGAGCTGACCGACGAGGCGATCGTCGACGTGGCTCGGCGCGAGATGGAAGTCAACTATTTCGGTGCCCTGCGGATGCTGCAGCGCTTCGGGGACACGCTGGTGCGCCGCGGTGGCGTCATCGTCAACGTCGGTTCGGCGGCTGGACTCACCAATGTGCCACTCCAACCCACGTACAGCGCGTCGAAGGCCGCGCAGCACTCGCTGACCCAGGCCTCGCGCGCGCTGTTGGCGGGCCGGGGCGTCACCGTGCATGGCGTCTACCCGGGGCCCGTCGACACCGATATGACCAAGGACCTCCCGCCTCAGTTCGAGAAGACCGCGCCCGAGGACGTCGCGAACGAGGTCCTCGACGGCGTCGAGGCGGGCACCGAGGACATCTTCCCGGACCCGTTCGCCATGGCCTTCGGTGAGCAGTTCCACTCCTCGCCCAAGAGCGTGGAGCGGCAGATGGCGGCGATCGTCGCGATCCCGGCGTAG
- a CDS encoding gamma carbonic anhydrase family protein produces the protein MLFGAVIAAEGGSVEIGANCIIMENSVVRGVQRHPVRIGDHVIVGPHTHLTGCVIEGDARIATGAVLFNGARLGARAEVEFGAVVHVNTVVPSGIVVPMGWFAGGDPAELVSPNDWERIRAIMGPLDYPGTVFGVSQPPGSTAMPDIARRYARSLALHRYDDVYDGGQVSSQ, from the coding sequence GTGCTGTTCGGCGCGGTGATCGCGGCCGAAGGCGGCTCGGTGGAGATCGGCGCGAATTGCATCATCATGGAGAACTCTGTTGTCCGCGGCGTCCAGCGCCATCCGGTTCGGATCGGCGACCACGTGATCGTCGGTCCACACACACACCTCACCGGGTGCGTGATTGAGGGCGACGCACGGATCGCGACAGGGGCGGTGCTGTTCAACGGCGCCCGCCTCGGGGCGCGCGCTGAGGTCGAGTTCGGCGCGGTCGTGCACGTGAACACCGTCGTGCCTTCGGGGATTGTGGTTCCGATGGGCTGGTTCGCCGGAGGTGACCCTGCGGAACTCGTATCGCCCAACGACTGGGAGCGCATCCGGGCCATTATGGGTCCGCTGGACTATCCAGGAACGGTTTTCGGAGTGAGTCAGCCGCCCGGCAGCACAGCAATGCCAGACATCGCCCGCCGCTACGCGCGCAGCTTGGCGTTGCATCGCTACGACGATGTCTATGACGGCGGCCAGGTCAGTTCCCAGTAG
- a CDS encoding GlsB/YeaQ/YmgE family stress response membrane protein — protein MLLLGIILFGMLIGAAAQLIVGKSAKVVDWGRALTAGIVGSFVGGLIISLFSGDGLAFRPSGIIGSLAGAIIVTLAWQWWRIRRAKSKQ, from the coding sequence ATGCTCCTTCTCGGCATCATCTTGTTCGGGATGCTCATCGGGGCAGCCGCGCAGCTCATCGTTGGCAAGTCTGCAAAGGTTGTCGACTGGGGCCGCGCACTTACAGCTGGCATCGTTGGCTCGTTCGTCGGTGGGCTCATCATCAGCCTGTTCTCCGGAGACGGCCTGGCCTTCCGCCCGAGTGGAATCATCGGCTCGCTCGCTGGCGCGATCATCGTGACGCTCGCCTGGCAGTGGTGGCGCATACGCAGAGCAAAGTCGAAGCAGTAG
- a CDS encoding transposase yields the protein MPAPHPPEFRQRAVELARQRTKPVAELAKERRISESWLRNWMAQADAGGDALTVMHLSCGAGSSPSAGTRSRSPARTAAPCKLIRGATRATPPSTRRRTCSASGSSARRGRPPSWRTPCHSQPWTPTAMTRFSWSGDRDRCTRSATTSGCTAGGRPRRGRRLTAVVCHATAQRGVPATRSCRSPLRHPRTATASTLLCVCATTARRASR from the coding sequence GTGCCCGCTCCCCACCCTCCTGAGTTCCGTCAGCGCGCCGTCGAGCTGGCTCGGCAGCGGACCAAACCCGTCGCTGAGTTGGCGAAGGAACGGCGCATTTCAGAGTCGTGGTTGCGGAACTGGATGGCCCAGGCGGACGCCGGCGGCGACGCGCTGACGGTCATGCACCTTTCCTGTGGTGCTGGGAGTTCACCCAGTGCGGGTACCAGGTCGAGATCGCCAGCCCGGACGGCGGCGCCCTGCAAGCTGATTCGTGGAGCGACCCGCGCGACGCCTCCGAGTACTCGGCGGAGGACCTGCTCAGCCTCGGGTTCCTCAGCTCGCAGGGGCAGACCGCCCTCGTGGCGAACTCCCTGCCACTCGCAGCCGTGGACACCGACGGCTATGACTCGGTTTTCCTGGTCGGGGGACAGGGACCGATGTACACGTTCTGCAACGACGAGCGGGTGCACGGCTGGTGGCCGACCGCGTCGAGGCCGGCGGCTGACTGCCGTGGTCTGCCACGCCACCGCGCAGCGAGGTGTTCCAGCAACGCGCTCTTGCCGATCCCCGCTTCGCCACCCTCGAACAGCTACTGCTTCGACTTTGCTCTGCGTATGCGCCACCACTGCCAGGCGAGCGTCACGATGA
- a CDS encoding ATP-binding protein, which translates to MSVGAARRRLRGRRGECQALGQLVANVRAGRSQVLVLRGEAGVGKSALVDYLVGSAAGCRIARAVGVESEMELAFAGLHQLCAPMLGHLDRLPGPQRDALSVAFGLSAGSAPDRFLVGLAVLSLLAEVAEEQPLVCVVDDAQWLDQVSAQTLAFVARRLLAERVALVFAVREPVLGPLVALVGLPELVIRGLRDGDAHALLASVVPGRLDDRVRDRIVAETRGNPLALLELPRGLTAAELAGGFGRPDARPLSSQIEQSFLRRIESLPVATRRLLLAAAAEPVGDVPLLRRVAERLSIGPDAAAAAEAAGLIEIGVRVRFRHPLVRSAAYRAADPGDRQEVHRALAEATDPESDPDRRAWHRAHAAVEPDEVVAGELERSADRAQGRGGIAAAVAFLARATELTPDPALRAARALAAAQATFEAAAPDAAYELLTVAEIGPLDPLQRARLERLRAQIVFARRRGSDAAPLLLAAAERLEQLDGGLARETYLEALGAAIFGGRFNGHGGVREAAEAARAAPPAPQPPRPIDFLLDGVAARFTEGYVDGVPKLRHALQSFRQETLRSKEDITRWLWLAYPIAQEAFVHELWDDEAWHELATRAVRLAREAGALTALPIGLVYRAGVHLHAGEFTTASALIEEADAITAATGNAPVMYTSLVLVAWRGEEAVALELIEADVRDATARGEGRVLGMAGYVTAVLYNGLGRYEAALAAAQRACEHEDLGFFGWTLAELVEAAARSGAHEDAAEAVAQLEERTRAAGTDWALGVQARSRALLSEDQEAADGLYREAIERLTRTRMTVHLARAHLVYGEWLRRENRRRDAREQLRIAHEMLHRFGAEAFAERARRELQATGESVRQRAVETREVLTAQEAQIARLAGDGLTNSEIGAQLFISPRTVEWHLRKVFTKLDVDSRHKLRGVLAET; encoded by the coding sequence ATGTCGGTCGGCGCTGCTCGGCGCAGACTGCGTGGCAGGCGTGGCGAGTGCCAGGCGCTGGGTCAGCTGGTGGCGAACGTCAGGGCCGGTCGGAGCCAGGTACTGGTTCTGCGCGGTGAGGCGGGGGTCGGCAAGTCGGCGTTGGTGGACTACCTCGTCGGGAGCGCGGCGGGATGTCGGATCGCGCGCGCTGTCGGTGTTGAGTCGGAGATGGAGCTGGCCTTCGCCGGGCTGCACCAGCTGTGCGCGCCGATGTTGGGGCATCTCGATCGACTTCCCGGCCCGCAGCGTGATGCGCTGTCCGTCGCGTTCGGTCTGAGTGCGGGGAGCGCGCCGGACCGCTTTCTGGTCGGGTTGGCGGTGCTGAGCCTGCTGGCGGAGGTGGCAGAGGAGCAGCCGTTGGTCTGTGTGGTGGACGACGCGCAGTGGCTCGATCAGGTCTCGGCACAGACGCTGGCCTTCGTCGCGCGCCGGCTGCTGGCGGAGCGGGTGGCGCTGGTGTTCGCGGTCCGCGAACCGGTACTCGGTCCGCTCGTCGCATTGGTGGGGCTGCCGGAGCTCGTGATCCGCGGTCTACGCGACGGCGATGCGCATGCGCTTCTGGCGTCGGTGGTCCCCGGGCGGCTCGACGACCGCGTCCGGGACCGGATAGTCGCGGAGACCCGCGGCAACCCGCTGGCTCTGCTGGAGTTGCCGCGGGGGTTGACGGCCGCGGAGCTGGCCGGTGGGTTCGGGCGTCCCGACGCGCGGCCCCTCTCCAGCCAGATCGAGCAGAGTTTCCTGCGGCGTATCGAGTCGCTTCCGGTCGCGACGCGACGGTTGCTGCTGGCGGCGGCTGCGGAGCCGGTGGGGGACGTGCCGCTGCTCCGGCGGGTGGCCGAGCGGCTCTCCATCGGGCCGGACGCCGCCGCGGCGGCCGAAGCGGCCGGTTTGATCGAGATCGGGGTGCGCGTGCGATTCCGTCACCCGCTGGTGCGCTCGGCGGCGTACCGCGCGGCGGACCCCGGAGACCGTCAGGAGGTGCACCGCGCACTGGCGGAGGCGACCGACCCCGAGTCCGATCCGGATCGCCGAGCGTGGCATCGCGCCCACGCGGCGGTGGAGCCCGACGAGGTCGTGGCCGGCGAGCTGGAACGGTCGGCAGACCGGGCACAGGGCCGTGGTGGCATCGCGGCGGCGGTCGCCTTCCTGGCGCGGGCGACCGAGTTGACTCCCGATCCGGCGCTGCGCGCGGCACGGGCGCTGGCCGCCGCACAGGCCACGTTCGAGGCGGCGGCGCCAGATGCGGCCTACGAGCTCCTCACAGTCGCGGAGATCGGTCCGTTGGACCCGCTTCAGCGTGCCCGGCTGGAGCGGTTGCGCGCCCAGATCGTCTTCGCCCGCAGGCGTGGGAGCGACGCTGCGCCCTTGCTGCTCGCTGCCGCCGAGCGCCTTGAACAGCTCGACGGCGGGTTGGCACGTGAGACCTATCTCGAGGCGCTCGGAGCAGCGATTTTCGGCGGCCGCTTCAACGGCCACGGCGGTGTGCGGGAGGCGGCCGAGGCCGCTCGGGCCGCACCGCCGGCACCGCAACCGCCGCGGCCGATCGACTTCCTCCTGGATGGCGTGGCAGCGCGGTTCACCGAGGGCTACGTGGACGGCGTGCCGAAACTGCGGCACGCACTGCAGAGTTTCCGGCAAGAGACTCTGCGCAGTAAGGAAGACATCACGCGCTGGCTCTGGTTGGCGTACCCCATCGCGCAGGAAGCTTTCGTGCACGAGCTGTGGGACGACGAGGCCTGGCATGAGCTGGCCACTCGTGCGGTCCGGCTCGCCCGTGAAGCCGGCGCTCTCACCGCCCTTCCCATAGGACTCGTCTACCGCGCCGGTGTGCACCTGCACGCTGGAGAGTTCACCACTGCGTCGGCGCTGATCGAGGAAGCCGATGCGATCACCGCAGCGACCGGCAACGCACCCGTGATGTACACCTCGCTGGTGCTCGTCGCCTGGCGCGGCGAGGAAGCCGTGGCATTGGAGCTGATCGAGGCCGACGTTCGGGACGCGACCGCCAGGGGCGAGGGAAGGGTGCTCGGCATGGCCGGGTACGTGACCGCGGTGTTGTACAACGGCCTCGGCCGTTACGAGGCCGCCCTCGCCGCCGCCCAACGGGCATGCGAGCACGAGGACCTGGGGTTCTTCGGCTGGACCCTCGCAGAGCTCGTCGAGGCGGCCGCCCGAAGCGGTGCCCACGAGGATGCCGCCGAGGCCGTGGCGCAGCTCGAGGAACGAACACGCGCCGCCGGCACGGACTGGGCGCTCGGCGTCCAGGCACGGTCGCGCGCGCTGCTGAGCGAAGACCAGGAGGCGGCCGACGGCCTCTACCGCGAAGCGATCGAACGGCTCACGCGCACCCGCATGACCGTTCACCTGGCGCGTGCCCACCTGGTGTACGGCGAGTGGCTGCGCCGCGAGAACCGGCGCCGCGATGCGCGCGAACAACTGCGAATCGCCCACGAGATGCTGCACCGTTTCGGCGCCGAAGCCTTCGCCGAGCGTGCCCGCCGCGAACTCCAGGCCACCGGCGAGTCGGTGCGTCAACGCGCGGTCGAGACACGTGAGGTCCTCACGGCGCAGGAGGCCCAGATCGCCCGACTGGCCGGTGACGGACTGACGAACTCCGAGATCGGCGCCCAGTTGTTCATCAGCCCTCGCACTGTTGAATGGCACTTGCGGAAGGTGTTCACCAAGCTCGACGTCGACTCGCGCCACAAGCTCCGCGGAGTGCTGGCCGAAACCTGA
- a CDS encoding alpha/beta fold hydrolase — translation MTRRMDERARLLPLKRVRTATLEVAYFEAGPSDGDVVILLHGFPYDIHSYIHVVPALVAAGHRVLVPYLRGHGPTRFLDPDAPRSGQQAALGSDVVELMDVLQIRRAVLAGYDWGGRAACVVGVLWPERAAGIVSVNSYLIQDIRAAMAPIRPDLEAGFWYFYYFLTERGHAGLTANRRAIAEVIWRRNSPRWQFDDATLDCAAEAFENPDFVDVVIHSYRHRLGHAFGAAPYERLEQQLAGLPPITVPAVTLDGLADGNFPATDGSPSAAHSTGPRVHRQVPDAGHNLPQEAPQAFVDAIAQVCQLTF, via the coding sequence GTGACCAGACGGATGGACGAGAGAGCACGGCTGCTGCCGCTGAAGCGCGTTCGTACCGCGACGCTCGAAGTCGCGTACTTCGAGGCAGGCCCGTCCGACGGTGACGTCGTCATCCTCCTCCACGGGTTCCCCTACGACATCCACAGCTACATCCACGTGGTGCCCGCCCTCGTCGCAGCCGGTCACCGCGTGCTTGTTCCCTACCTCCGCGGCCACGGGCCGACCCGGTTCCTCGATCCGGACGCTCCTCGCTCCGGACAGCAAGCCGCCCTTGGCTCCGATGTGGTCGAACTGATGGACGTTCTCCAGATCCGCCGCGCCGTCCTTGCCGGCTACGACTGGGGCGGCCGGGCGGCGTGCGTAGTCGGAGTGCTCTGGCCGGAGCGGGCTGCGGGCATCGTCTCCGTGAACAGCTACCTCATCCAGGACATCCGCGCTGCGATGGCTCCGATTCGACCAGACCTGGAAGCAGGGTTCTGGTACTTCTACTATTTTCTCACTGAACGTGGCCACGCCGGGCTCACGGCGAACAGACGGGCGATCGCCGAAGTGATCTGGCGACGCAACTCCCCGAGGTGGCAGTTCGATGACGCGACGCTCGATTGCGCCGCCGAGGCTTTCGAGAACCCCGACTTCGTCGACGTGGTCATCCACTCCTACCGTCACCGCCTCGGGCACGCATTCGGCGCAGCTCCGTACGAGCGGCTCGAACAACAACTCGCCGGTCTGCCGCCCATCACGGTTCCCGCGGTCACCCTGGACGGCCTCGCCGACGGCAACTTCCCGGCGACCGATGGCAGCCCTTCAGCAGCGCATTCCACAGGTCCACGAGTGCACCGCCAGGTTCCCGATGCCGGACACAATCTTCCGCAGGAAGCGCCTCAAGCGTTCGTGGACGCAATCGCTCAAGTATGTCAGCTCACTTTCTAG